In Nilaparvata lugens isolate BPH chromosome 5, ASM1435652v1, whole genome shotgun sequence, the following proteins share a genomic window:
- the LOC111043268 gene encoding uncharacterized protein LOC111043268 isoform X2, with translation MHQSSTKPDWELVSLAYHRITFRIDEDYETVVGSKREEFIGSVKNQLVEKFLIPSDMFKNVTVYPGTVMVSMQLVNSTSVSVSDILPTLVRALNFGDLTLSGINGQPLNIPPQLLQISEKLIGVDNDSSEALLVVLIGFLICIAVFTSFTIAAIILKRKNDKLTDDETEETANDLNFPKYRELYFEQSIDGSEATLNQYRRPVQVQFQPDSNGEDSGISIIPELARHCATENGAIASSNVHCNVIERSFLPGSSAENM, from the exons ATGCATCAGTCGTCCACCAAGCCAGACTGGGAGCTTGTTTCTCTAGCTTATCATAGGATTACATTCAG GATTGATGAAGATTATGAAACAGTTGTTGGGTCGAAACGGGAAGAATTCATAGGAAGTGTGAAGAATCAACTGGTAGAAAAATTTCTAATTCCTTCAGACATGTTCAAAAATGTGACGGTTTATCCAG GTACTGTGATGGTGTCAATGCAGCTGGTGAACTCGACTTCAGTGTCAGTGAGCGACATTCTCCCCACGCTCGTCAGAGCGTTAAACTTCGGTGACCTCACACTTAGTGGCATCAATGGACAGCCGCTCAATATTCCACCCCAACTTCTGCAAATTTCTGAAAAGCTCATAGGAG TTGATAACGATTCTTCTGAAGCTCTGCTGGTCGTATTGATTGGATTTCTGATTTGCATTGCTGTATTCACCTCTTTCACAATTGCAGCTATAATACTAAAGAGGAAGAATGATAAATTGACTGACGATGAAACTGAAGAG ACTGCCAATGATTTGAACTTCCCAAAATACAGAGAACTCTACTTCGAGCAATCAATAGATGGATCTGAAGCAACTTTGAATCAATACAGAAGACCTGTTCAAGTTCAATTCCAACCTGATTCCA ATGGTGAGGACTCTGGAATTAGTATCATACCAGAACTAGCAAGACATTGTGCTACTGAAAATGGTGCCATAGCATCCAGTAAT GTCCATTGCAATGTTATTGAGAGAAGTTTTTTACCTGGCTCCTCTGCTGAGAACATGTAA
- the LOC111043268 gene encoding uncharacterized protein LOC111043268 isoform X1 — translation MTSTMKHVFIIFTGFSQILATGTRGNSLSINKNLTFTGELSIETLTDMDRRKLSIEKSSLVNEELLDTNLTFFPKEELRNNWEIRTSHSHTSTILHGYPMNPRSEEQPSTEAAFNEFENNCNFKTGMYYDICGKCVNKTAYANECKICGGSINCQSCSNTPDTKPDQCGQCLKLEDNSWNNCTKTFSMFPTVIDITAVDKHGIVYLKGVGLSGGSLPNLECSIHNSFDNKFLNVINILLVKNKIQITFEMNGVEHEYQVHCNTSNEDAVIGFYNLTIINSNSLSILMLAPSSVVLGREVEFLVIARGMSTLSDIICFIKAKNNALLTTLPTDNIQGNSLVTNITCPLYTPKCADNFVFGIAYTYEAIAKLGNSNTKKLEVKVSAPYLKSKYFSSDLRQVVFEFNDIIEGPSNCAHLFIPMTLHLLGNQPVCHYSANILRIVLGQQASLKSMKDIKFIPGQIRSVCGSLTNAPAFSGSTLVESTTDTGVLLNKPVYKLIGPSEICVVDGSFNTHYLLALMDRKMSHYEYLTSSSTTQFVVHSLGSEEIQYKWTLRYYFETDVEGGGRQRRNLLVWLSVRELEKILKTVTKSEVIIDNSLLVPKVKYVLSVIGQNRIGESGESLNITFQLSTSPNRSLSKDHLELTIIGSPVLNPGTDNWFEAIIASSCYDDELNNTYKFSWMIDKIGDFPTQRGPKLFLPVGILKSNSSYTITCEVQLNNQAISKNSYNFRTTVPKFKITIGISDIVFGTGQTLQLWSAITDSTHDTRNRFEYIWSCSYNRVNECFLPLSNSTRLEDIFKSEFRKKILTLKSGSLMVGVYTFRVSATLKETNDTIVSPPTRVRIVEGEPPLVSIEKYPIFTVNPREDFNIVAKVSRLYPGCRLSWDFLRAIGSSYIELNSLINGTNFFVPLDSNIRVKEFPLIIPGKLPGCMEENNCNLLQENTFYTLELIVSCSAKVHSYVTTKFQTGSLPRIYNLEVKPHAGVGSVTEFQFTTDTAYSSQEYQPLEYSFGFKISGEKTLYFYTSSNWLNHKTVLPSLSDKLESPTTIETILKVCNNQGICVSRLGPPVLTTNPKNVSLQMLNSLRYSYSSYLRNENYNEAFSLAYGFFKTFKSAGNQLSYQNLSQIIESEIMRQIATVTGYLEKDSNYNMKSAVALIESVTATVQYLIHSEILLGNLVSFKKKVLQILKESNRSTVEVRSLFSESNYRKKFLSKKHMKSESLFWKARIQREISVLPQSREEVLTLDTVKTMLEASEVAILNFTEQESAVSEVRELLQNVDYYVSSLCDQTFNDGKLIYIGTKVAELSVKRIHLDVSCTEEMPLPDCKTQCFSSKAYIKLGEKLANTFPDNDNICYASLIYPSDYLSTVYSGNILNNDLRLSNVYSVKLMTQYYSEPKTEEEVYYVEMKIPIKNFVFGNGFTLKCFVWIMERREWIPDLCQSHFVEDSSRYIRCECPVNHYISVFAVNDTNEFGESTEFDSLLEEEQNLNHVTAISESMHQSSTKPDWELVSLAYHRITFRIDEDYETVVGSKREEFIGSVKNQLVEKFLIPSDMFKNVTVYPGTVMVSMQLVNSTSVSVSDILPTLVRALNFGDLTLSGINGQPLNIPPQLLQISEKLIGVDNDSSEALLVVLIGFLICIAVFTSFTIAAIILKRKNDKLTDDETEETANDLNFPKYRELYFEQSIDGSEATLNQYRRPVQVQFQPDSNGEDSGISIIPELARHCATENGAIASSNVHCNVIERSFLPGSSAENM, via the exons ATGACGTCAACAATGAAACacgtttttattattttcactggGTTTTCACAG ATACTCGCAACGGGAACAAGAGGAAACAgtttatcaattaataaaaacctcACATTTACTGGAGAGTTATCAATTGAAACCCTCACAGATATGGATAGACGGAAGTTATCGATTGAAAAATCGTCGTTGGTGAATGAAGAACTCTTGGATACAAATTTAACTTTCTTTCCGAAAGAAGAATTGAGAAACAATTGGGAAATACGaacctctcactcacacaccTCAACTATTCTTCATGGTTATCCTATGAACCCAAGATCAGAAGAGCAGCCCAGCACTGAAGCAGCATTTAACGAATTCGAAAATAATTGTAACTTCAAAACCGGAATGTATTACGATATATGTGGCAAGTGTGTAAATAAGACAGCGTATGCTAATGAGTGTAAAATCTGTGGTGGAAGTATCAATTGTCAATCTTGTTCGAATACACCTGATACAAAGCCGGATCAATGCGGTCAATGCTTGAAACTGGAAGACAACAGTTGGAACAATTGTACAAAAACTTTTTCCATGTTTCCGACTGTTATCGATATAACTGCTGTGGATAAACATGGTATAGTTTACTTGAAAGGTGTAGGTCTAAGTGGAGGCAGTCTTCCAAACTTGGAATGCTCTATCCACAACTCTTTTGACAATAAGTTTCTCAATGTCATCAATATCCTTCTCGtgaagaataaaatacaaattacatTTGAAATGAACGGCGTGGAACATGAATATCAAGTCCACTGCAATACTTCCAATGAGGATGCTGTTATTGGATTTTATAATCTAACAATTATCAATTCAAACTCCCTATCAATACTCATGTTGGCTCCAAGTAGTGTAGTTTTGGGGAGAGAGGTTGAGTTTCTTGTAATAGCGCGTGGCATGTCCACTCTGAGTGACATCATATGTTTTATCAAGGCCAAGAATAACGCGCTTCTTACAACTTTACCGACCGACAATATTCAAGGGAATTCTCTTGTGACAAACATCACTTGTCCCCTGTACACTCCAAAATGTGCGGACAACTTTGTTTTTGGCATTGCATACACATATGAGGCAATAGCAAAACTTGGAAATTCCAACACAAAGAAACTAGAAGTTAAAGTCAGTGCTCCTTATTTGAAATCGAAATATTTCTCATCGGATCTGAGACAAGttgtatttgaatttaatgacaTTATTGAAGGTCCATCAAATTGTGCACATCTATTTATTCCAATGACTCTCCACCTACTTGGAAATCAGCCAGTTTGTCATTATAGTGCTAATATTCTGCGTATAGTACTAGGGCAACAAGCTTCTTTGAAATCTATGAAAGATATCAAATTCATTCCTGGACAAATTCGTAGTGTTTGCGGGAGTCTTACTAACGCCCCTGCATTTTCAGGAAGTACTCTTGTTGAATCTACAACTGATACTGGTGTACTTTTGAATAAGCCAGTTTACAAACTTATTGGTCCCAGTGAAATTTGTGTAGTCGATGGAAGTTTCAATACCCACTACTTATTAGCGTTAATGGATCGTAAAATGTCACATTATGAATATTTAACATCATCCAGTACAACCCAATTCGTTGTCCATTCTCTGGGCAGTGAAGAAATTCAATACAAATGGACACTGAGATATTACTTTGAAACAGATGTAGAAGGTGGTGGAAGACAGCGACGGAATCTGCTTGTGTGGCTTAGTGTAAGAGAATTggagaaaattttaaaaacagtgacaaaaagtgaggttattattgataattctcTACTTGTACCAAAAGTTAAATACGTTCTCTCAGTAATTGGACAAAATCGTATAGGTGAGTCGGGAGAAAGTTTAAATATTACTTTTCAATTATCAACATCTCCTAATAGATCTTTATCAAAGGATCATTTGGAATTGACTATAATTGGATCCCCTGTTCTTAATCCAGGCACTGATAACTGGTTTGAAGCTATAATAGCATCTTCATGTTATGATGATGAGTTGAACAATACTTACAAATTTTCTTGGATGATTGATAAGATTGGTGACTTCCCAACCCAAAGAGGACCAAAGCTTTTTCTTCCTGTGGGAATATTGAAAAGTAACTCTTCCTACACTATAACCTGTGAAGTACAATTAAATAATCAGGCAATATCGAAAAATAGCTACAACTTTCGCACTACAGttccaaaattcaaaatcactaTCGGTATTTCAGATATTGTTTTTGGAACAGGGCAAACTTTGCAGCTATGGTCAGCTATAACTGACTCTACTCATGACACTCGGAATCGATTTGAATATATTTGGAGCTGTAGTTACAATCGAGTCAATGAATGCTTTCTCCCTCTCTCAAACTCAACCAGATTAGAGGATATTTTCAAATCAGAGTTCAGAAAGAAAATATTAACTTTGAAATCTGGGTCTCTGATGGTTGGTGTTTATACATTCAGAGTTTCAGCAACTCTAAAGGAAACCAATGACACCATTGTGAGTCCACCAACAAGAGTCAGAATTGTTGAAGGAGAGCCTCCTCTTGTATCTATTGAGAAATATCCTATTTTTACAGTAAATCCAAGAGAGGATTTTAATATTGTAGCCAAGGTAAGCCGCTTATATCCAGGGTGCAGATTGAGCTGGGACTTTTTGAGAGCTATCGGATCATCTTATATTGAGCTCAACTCTCTCATCAATGGAACTAATTTTTTTGTACCACTTGATTCAAATATCAGGGTGAAAGAGTTTCCTTTGATAATACCAGGCAAATTACCAGGATGTATGGAAGAAAATAACTGTAATTTACTCCAAGAAAACACATTCTACACACTGGAATTAATTGTATCCTGTTCAGCAAAAGTTCACAGTTATGTTACTACTAAATTTCAAACAGGAAGTCTTCCCAGAATATATAATCTTGAAGTGAAACCACATGCAGGTGTAGGCTCAGTAACGGAATTCCAATTCACCACAGATACAGCTTACTCGTCTCAAGAATACCAGCCTTTAGAGTACAGTTTCGGTTTCAAGATATCTGGAGAGAAAACATTATACTTCTATACATCTTCAAACTGGTTGAATCATAAGACTGTGCTTCCTTCATTGTCTGACAAACTTGAGTCTCCCACCACTATTGAGACGATCTTGAAAGTCTGCAATAACCAAGGGATATGTGTCTCTAGACTAGGTCCTCCTGTACTTACTACTAATCCAAAAAATGTGTCTCTTCAAATGCTAAATTCTCTCAGGTATAGTTACTCTTCATATTtgagaaatgaaaattataacgAAGCGTTTTCTTTGGCATAtggattttttaaaactttcaaaTCAGCAGGCAATCAGTTATCTTATCAAAATCTGTCACAAATAATTGAGTCAGAAATCATGCGACAAATTGCGACGGTAACAGGATATCTGGAGAAAGATTCTAATTATAACATGAAATCTGCTGTAGCTCTTATTGAATCTGTAACCGCAACTGTACAGTATTTAATTCATTCTGAAATCTTATTAGGAAATCTAGTATCGTTCAAGAAAAAAGTACTGCAAATTCTTAAAGAATCTAACAGGTCCACTGTAGAAGTTAGAAGCTTGTTCAGTGAAAGTAATTATCGTAAAAAGTTTCTTTCTAAGAAGCATATGAAATCGGAATCGCTATTTTGGAAAGCGAGGATACAAAGAGAAATCAGTGTGTTGCCTCAGTCCCGTGAAGAGGTACTAACGTTGGATACTGTGAAAACCATGCTTGAAGCATCTGAAGTAGCTATATTAAATTTTACTGAGCAGGAGAGTGCAGTTTCTGAGGTGCGTGAACTCCTTCAGAATGTTGACTACTATGTTTCCTCACTTTGTGATCAAACTTTCAATGATGGTAAGCTCATTTACATTGGCACCAAAGTAGCCGAACTGAGTGTAAAACGGATCCACCTTGATGTGAGTTGCACTGAGGAAATGCCCCTACCTGATTGCAAGACACAATGCTTCAGCAGTAAGGCGTACATCAAATTGGGAGAGAAGCTAGCAAACACATTCCCTGACAATGACAACATTTGCTATGCTAGTCTTATTTACCCATCCGATTACTTATCAACAGTTTACAGTGGAAATATCTTAAACAATGATTTGAGATTGAGCAATGTGTATAGTGTTAAACTGATGACTCAATATTATTCTGAGCCCAAGACTGAAGAAGAAGTCTACTATGTTGAAATGAAAATCCCCATAAAAAATTTCGTTTTCGGAAATGGATTCACTCTGAAATGTTTTGTTTGGATTATGGAAAGAAGGGAATGGATCCCAGATTTGTGCCAGAGTCATTTTGTTGAAGATAGCAGTCGTTACATTCGCTGTGAATGTCCTGTAAATCACTATATTAG TGTTTTTGCTGTGAATGATACCAATGAATTTGGAGAATCTACTGAGTTTGATAGTTTACTGGAAGAGGAGCAAAATTTGAACCATGTAACTGCCATCTCAGAATCAATGCATCAGTCGTCCACCAAGCCAGACTGGGAGCTTGTTTCTCTAGCTTATCATAGGATTACATTCAG GATTGATGAAGATTATGAAACAGTTGTTGGGTCGAAACGGGAAGAATTCATAGGAAGTGTGAAGAATCAACTGGTAGAAAAATTTCTAATTCCTTCAGACATGTTCAAAAATGTGACGGTTTATCCAG GTACTGTGATGGTGTCAATGCAGCTGGTGAACTCGACTTCAGTGTCAGTGAGCGACATTCTCCCCACGCTCGTCAGAGCGTTAAACTTCGGTGACCTCACACTTAGTGGCATCAATGGACAGCCGCTCAATATTCCACCCCAACTTCTGCAAATTTCTGAAAAGCTCATAGGAG TTGATAACGATTCTTCTGAAGCTCTGCTGGTCGTATTGATTGGATTTCTGATTTGCATTGCTGTATTCACCTCTTTCACAATTGCAGCTATAATACTAAAGAGGAAGAATGATAAATTGACTGACGATGAAACTGAAGAG ACTGCCAATGATTTGAACTTCCCAAAATACAGAGAACTCTACTTCGAGCAATCAATAGATGGATCTGAAGCAACTTTGAATCAATACAGAAGACCTGTTCAAGTTCAATTCCAACCTGATTCCA ATGGTGAGGACTCTGGAATTAGTATCATACCAGAACTAGCAAGACATTGTGCTACTGAAAATGGTGCCATAGCATCCAGTAAT GTCCATTGCAATGTTATTGAGAGAAGTTTTTTACCTGGCTCCTCTGCTGAGAACATGTAA